The nucleotide window CCGCAGGAGACGGCCGACTTCCTCGACCGCGTCTCGGCGGCGCTCGGCCCGGGCGACCACTTCCTGATCGGCATCGACCTGGTGAAGGACGTGCGCACGCTCGAGGCGGCCTACAACGACCGCGCCGGCTGGAGCGCGGCCTTCACGAAGAACCTGTTCGCGCGCATGAACCGGGAGCTCGGCACGCGCCTCGACCTCGACGCGATCGAGCACGTCGCCTACTACGACGGCCAGCTCGACCGGATCGAGATCTTCGCGCGCTTCCGGCGCGAGGAGGTGATCGAGCTGCCGGATATCGGCCGGCGCTTCCGCATCGCGCGCGGCGAGATGATCCTGACCGAGATCAGCCGCAAGTTCCAGGTCGACGAGGTGGCCGCCAACGCGGCCCGCTTCGGCTTCGAGACGGTCGGCGTGTTCAGCGACCCGACCAGGGCGTTCGCCGTGCTGCTGACGCGGCTGCGCGACCGCCGTCCCGCCACCGCGGGGCGCGAGAGCTCGGCGGACGCGCACCTGGCCGCCGCGCGCACCCGCACGCTCGAGCTGGTCGAGCCGCTCACGGACGAGCAGGTCACGCGGCAGCACCGCCCGATCATGAGCCCGATCGTGTGGGACCTCGGGCACATCGCGAACTACGAGGAGATCTGGTCGATCCGGGCGCTCGATCCCGCCGCGCCCGTCACCGAGGACGTCGACTGGATCTACGACCCGGTCGCCAACCCGCGCCCGAGCCGCAAGCATCTTCCCCTCCCCGACCGCGACGGCACCCTCGCCTACATGCACCAGGTGCGCACGCGCGTGCGCCGGCAGCTGGCCCAGGTGAACTTCGACCCCTCGGACCCGCTCCTCGCCCACGGGTACGTCTACAAGATGATCGCGCAGCACGAGGCGCAGCACTCGGAGACCATCCTGCAGACGATCCAGCTGATCGAGGATCTGACCTACGAGCCCGGGCGGCGCGTGGAGCCCCGCCGCGCCGCCGTGTCGATGGACGTGGAGTACGCCGTCATCCCGGCCGGGCCGTTCGTCATCGGGACCGACGACCGCAGCTTCGCCTACGACAACGAGCGGCCGGCGCACGTGGTCGAGCTCGGGCGCTACCGGATCGACCTGGCGCCGGTGACGAACGGCCAGTACCTGGCCTTCATGCTGGACGGCGGCTACCGGAGGCGCGATCTCTGGACCGAGGCGGGCTGGCTCTGGCTCAAGGAGACCGGCGTGGGGCACCCCGCGCAGTGGGTGCTCGGCCCCGACGAGCGCTGGCTCGAACGCTCCTTCGGGCGGCTGGCGCCGCTCGTCTTCGACCGGCCGGTC belongs to Deltaproteobacteria bacterium and includes:
- the egtD gene encoding L-histidine N(alpha)-methyltransferase, with amino-acid sequence MTRPDPTDGFRRERHRGFALDVDALEEPADGFAQSVVRGLSDHPRWLHCRWLYDDRGSEIFERICEQPEYYQTRTEAALLAEHAAQIRRAAAAPTVVELGSGSSVKTRHLLRAWPGGRYVPVDISLGMLRQSCAALAAELPRLEVRGIAASYERAFPLLRELSPLVLVFLGSTIGNLNPQETADFLDRVSAALGPGDHFLIGIDLVKDVRTLEAAYNDRAGWSAAFTKNLFARMNRELGTRLDLDAIEHVAYYDGQLDRIEIFARFRREEVIELPDIGRRFRIARGEMILTEISRKFQVDEVAANAARFGFETVGVFSDPTRAFAVLLTRLRDRRPATAGRESSADAHLAAARTRTLELVEPLTDEQVTRQHRPIMSPIVWDLGHIANYEEIWSIRALDPAAPVTEDVDWIYDPVANPRPSRKHLPLPDRDGTLAYMHQVRTRVRRQLAQVNFDPSDPLLAHGYVYKMIAQHEAQHSETILQTIQLIEDLTYEPGRRVEPRRAAVSMDVEYAVIPAGPFVIGTDDRSFAYDNERPAHVVELGRYRIDLAPVTNGQYLAFMLDGGYRRRDLWTEAGWLWLKETGVGHPAQWVLGPDERWLERSFGRLAPLVFDRPVVHVSWYEAAAYARWAGKRLPTEAEWEKAAAWDLETRVARRYPWGDAPPSEDHANLDQRTFAPAAVGAYPRGRSYFGCHQMIGDVWEWTASDFAPYPGFVAFPYREYSEVHFGKGHKALRGGSWATRPVAVRNTFRNWDLPQRRQIFAGFRCAADG